The Vicinamibacterales bacterium DNA segment TGATCATCGCGGTGACCCCGAGCGCGACGAACGCGCCGAAGCGATCGGGCGCGCGCATCGCCGTCCGCAGGCCGCGCCAGGCGATGACGCAGAAGCAGGCGAGGATCACGGTCGCCCCCGTCAGCCCCAGCTCCTCCCCGATCACCGAGTAGATGAAATCGGTGTGCGGATACGGCAGGTAGAACAGCTTCTGCACGCCGTTCATCAGCCCGCGGCCGAACACGCCGCCGGTGCCGACCGCGATGAGCGACTGGATCACCTGGAAGCCGTCGCCGAGCGGGTCCTCCCAGGGATTGAGGAACACCATCATCCGGCGGCGGCGATAGTCGGCGCTCATCAGAACGGCGTAGGCGGCCGGCAGCGCCAGCAGCGCCAGGCCGAAGATGTAGCGGTAGTGGATGCCGGCCGCGAACACCATCGCGGCGACGATGAGGAGAATCGAGAGCGCGGTGCCCAGGTCGGGCTCGAGCATGATCAGGCCGACGATCACGCCGACGGCGAGGCCGACCGGGAGCAGCGAGTATTTCAGGTCGTCGATCCGATCCATCCGCCGTTCGAGGATCGCCGCGACGAAGAAGATGACGACCAGCTTCGCGAATTCCGACGGCTGGATGCCGATGCCGGCCACCCCGACCCAGCGCCGCGCGCCGTTGATACGCGGACCCAGCGCGACGACCGCCACCAGGCCGAGGACGAGCATGCCGAGCGCCGTCCAGATGAAGCCCGGCTGGCGGTAGGTCCGGTAATCGACCCGCATCAGGATCGGCATGAGCGCCAGGCCGACCAGCGCAAACGTCATCTGCTTGAACAGGAAATAGGCCGGGCGCTGGTGGTACTGCTCCATCCCGATGACGGCCGAGGCGCTGTAGACCATGACCAGGCTGACGCAGACCAGCACCAGGGTCGCGGTGAACAGCAGCTTGTCGGATTTGAGTTTCCGCGCCATAGGATCTAAAGTTGCGCCTCTTCGGGCCCGAAATTATCCGGCGAGCGTTCAGCAGTCATCAGCCGGCCGTCGGGGGAAGACACCGACCTCGCAGACCGGGGCAGCCTGCGTTCCCAGCGGTCAGCTCTTCTCCGCCTCGACCGGTCTGATGACTGCTCAACGCTCGTCTATCGCCCGCGGGGCCTCCTCGCCCCGCTCGTTCCATGCGTTCGCGCCGACTACTGCTTGGCCGTCCGGCTCCATTCGCCGGCGAGCCTCCCGACCTCCTGTTTGAACGTCCGCCCGCGTTCGGCGTAGTCCTTGAACATGTCGAAGCTGGAACACCCCGGGGCGAGGAGCACCGTCTCACCCGGGGCCGCCAGGACGAAGGCGGTGCGCACGGCGTCGGACAAGTCCTCGACGCTGTGAATCCGCAGGGCCGACGCCAGCGCCGCGTGGATCAACGGCTTGGCCTCTCCCATCGCCAGGACGACCGCCTGACGCTCGATGAGCGCGTCGCGCAGATCGGCGAAGTCCCCGCCCTTGAATCGGCCGCCCAGGATCACGAACAGCCCTTTGCCGAAGCTCTGAATCGCGCGCAGCGCCGACTCGATGTTCGTGGCCTTGGAATCGTTGACGAACGTCACGCCGGCGATCTCGCGGACCGGCTCGAGCGCGTGCTCGAGCCCGGTGAAGCCCTCGACCGCGCGCGTCATCGCTTGCGGGTCGACGCCGGCGATCGACGCCACCGCCGCGGCCGCGAGCACGTCGGCCAGCAGATGCCGGCCGAGCAGCCGCACCGCCGACAGCGGCACCAGCACCTGGTCGGCGCCGCCGCGGCGGCGCCGGACGATGGCGTCCTTGGCGACGACCACGCCCTCGGCGAGCGCGCGCTCGACCGCGAACAGCAGCGGCTGCGACCGCGCGTCCTGCGCCAGGGCCCGCGACCCCTCGTCGTCGGAATTCAGCACCGCCCAGTCCGAGGCCGTCTGGTTGGCGAAGACCCGCGCCTTCGCCGCGGCGTACTCCGCGATGTCGGCGTGGCGATCGAGGTGATCGGGCGAGAAGTTCAGGAGCACCGCGATCCAGGGATGGAACGTGTCGGCGCTCTCGAGCTGGAAGCTGCTCGCCTCGATGACGTGGATCGTGTCCTCGGTCGACTGCTCCACCTGCGCGCTCAGCGCATGGCCGATGTTGCCGCCGACCAGCACGCGGTGGCCGCCGGCCTCGAGCATCCGCCCGGCGAGCGTCGTGGTCGTCGACTTCCCTTTCGTGCCGGTGATCGCGATGATCCGTCCGCGCAGCCAGCGCGAGGCGAGTTCGAGTTCACCCATCACCGCGACGCCGGCGGCGCGGGCTTCGGCAATCGCCGGCTGCGCAGGCGGCACTCCTGGGCTGAGCACGATCAAATCGGCGGCGAGCAGCGTGTCGCGGCGGTGGCCGCCGAGCTCGAGCGTGACCCCGGCCGCGCGCAGCTCGGGCTCGGCATCGATCTCGGGACGAACGTCGGTCAGCGTGACCACGGCGCCGCGCCGCGCCAGCAGGACTGCCGCCGCGATACCGCTCCGCGCCGCGCCGATCACGACGACGTTCTTGCCCGCGACGGAAAAGGCTGGCCTGGTCATCGCAGTTTCAGGGTCGTCAGGCTGAACAGCGCGAAGACGATCGCCGCGATCACGAAGCGCGCGATGACCTTCGGCTCGCTCCAGCCAATCAGTTCAAAATGATGATGCAGGGGCGCCATGCGGAAGACGCGCTTGCCGGTGAGCTTGAACGACGAGACCTGGATCACGACCGAGGCCGCTTCGACCACGAAGATGCCGCCGACGATCACCAGCACGAATTCCTGCTTGATGAGCAGCGCCACGGTGCCGAGCGCGCCGCCGAGCGCCAGCGATCCGACGTCTCCCATGAAGATGTCGGCCGGGTACGAGTTGTACCAGAGGAAGCCAAGGCTCGCGCCGACCAGCGCGCCGCAGAAGATCGTCAGCTCGCCGATGAGCGGCGACACCGTCGGCAGCTGCAGGTACTCGGCGAAGACGCGGTGTCCGCTGACGTAGGCGAGCGCGGTCAGCGCCGCCGCGGCCACGCCGAACACGCTGATCGCCAGGCCGTCGAGCCCGTCGGTCAGGTTCACCGCGTTCGTCCAGCTCACGCACACGAACATCGCGAAAAGGACGTAGATCCAGCCGAGATCCGGAATCCAGCGCTTGAAGAACGGAAAAACCAGGTGTGTGTTGTAGAGATCGAACCGGGTCATCGCGAGCAGTGCCAGCCCGACGCCGAGGCCGATCACCACCTGCCACAGCATCTTGTAGCGGGGCCACAGGCCGTGATGCGAGCGGCGCACGATCTTCAGGTAATCGTCGGCGAACCCCACGCCGCCGAAGGCGCTCGTCGCGATCACGGCGATCCAGATGTTGGGGTTGGTCAGGTTGGCCCAGAGCAGCGTCGGAATGAGCGCCGAGGCAAGGATCAACAGGCCGCCCATGGTCGGCGTCCCCGCCTTGGCGCGGTGCGTCTGCGGACCGTCCTGGCGGATCACCTGGCCGATCTGAAAATCGCGCAGTCGACGGATCACGATCGGACCCAGGACGATGCTGAGCAGCAGCGCCGTCACGCTGGCGCCGGCCGTGCGGAACGTGATGTAGCGGAACAC contains these protein-coding regions:
- the ftsW gene encoding putative lipid II flippase FtsW, with the protein product MARKLKSDKLLFTATLVLVCVSLVMVYSASAVIGMEQYHQRPAYFLFKQMTFALVGLALMPILMRVDYRTYRQPGFIWTALGMLVLGLVAVVALGPRINGARRWVGVAGIGIQPSEFAKLVVIFFVAAILERRMDRIDDLKYSLLPVGLAVGVIVGLIMLEPDLGTALSILLIVAAMVFAAGIHYRYIFGLALLALPAAYAVLMSADYRRRRMMVFLNPWEDPLGDGFQVIQSLIAVGTGGVFGRGLMNGVQKLFYLPYPHTDFIYSVIGEELGLTGATVILACFCVIAWRGLRTAMRAPDRFGAFVALGVTAMITVQAFFNISVTLGLLPTKGIPLPFVSFGGSSLLVSLIAMGILLNVSQHASASHVVTTVLEPLPGMPATADA
- the murD gene encoding UDP-N-acetylmuramoyl-L-alanine--D-glutamate ligase gives rise to the protein MTRPAFSVAGKNVVVIGAARSGIAAAVLLARRGAVVTLTDVRPEIDAEPELRAAGVTLELGGHRRDTLLAADLIVLSPGVPPAQPAIAEARAAGVAVMGELELASRWLRGRIIAITGTKGKSTTTTLAGRMLEAGGHRVLVGGNIGHALSAQVEQSTEDTIHVIEASSFQLESADTFHPWIAVLLNFSPDHLDRHADIAEYAAAKARVFANQTASDWAVLNSDDEGSRALAQDARSQPLLFAVERALAEGVVVAKDAIVRRRRGGADQVLVPLSAVRLLGRHLLADVLAAAAVASIAGVDPQAMTRAVEGFTGLEHALEPVREIAGVTFVNDSKATNIESALRAIQSFGKGLFVILGGRFKGGDFADLRDALIERQAVVLAMGEAKPLIHAALASALRIHSVEDLSDAVRTAFVLAAPGETVLLAPGCSSFDMFKDYAERGRTFKQEVGRLAGEWSRTAKQ
- the mraY gene encoding phospho-N-acetylmuramoyl-pentapeptide-transferase; this translates as MLYHLLYPLHGAAPVLNVFRYITFRTAGASVTALLLSIVLGPIVIRRLRDFQIGQVIRQDGPQTHRAKAGTPTMGGLLILASALIPTLLWANLTNPNIWIAVIATSAFGGVGFADDYLKIVRRSHHGLWPRYKMLWQVVIGLGVGLALLAMTRFDLYNTHLVFPFFKRWIPDLGWIYVLFAMFVCVSWTNAVNLTDGLDGLAISVFGVAAAALTALAYVSGHRVFAEYLQLPTVSPLIGELTIFCGALVGASLGFLWYNSYPADIFMGDVGSLALGGALGTVALLIKQEFVLVIVGGIFVVEAASVVIQVSSFKLTGKRVFRMAPLHHHFELIGWSEPKVIARFVIAAIVFALFSLTTLKLR